The following coding sequences are from one Sardina pilchardus chromosome 16, fSarPil1.1, whole genome shotgun sequence window:
- the ccnb3 gene encoding G2/mitotic-specific cyclin-B3 isoform X2, producing the protein MPFSRGKKPVAISKIPKIHSKATENQEVTQVKRSSSPPKGAPKKRTAFIDITNAHKIQNSILGIKKKDATKKAQTKQSLSERNQANLKKNHSVSSEGHLEEIKQEIKQDIKPEIKQEVKQEKPLAVEPVTEPASCDVPVSLLQSSEVKVEKEEPVEEELVEEELVVESFIIESKPAHLLPPEVPPEFDIDSANQDDCTLAPEYAKEIFDYLKKREEKFMLDDYLPVQPSITENIRAILVDWMVEVQENFELNHETLYLAVKLTDHYLACAPCGRDLLQLIGSTAMLIAAKFEERCPPCVDDFLYICDDAYKRPQLITMEANILQALNFDINIPISYRFLRRFAKCVGANMETLTLARYVCELSLQEMSFVSVRGSILACACLLIALVTKDICGWSPILVFHSGYSVEEVAPVVRQLHAMLTSQSSNKLEAVRSKYSHQVFFEVAKMPLVSLEKLEQFLQ; encoded by the exons ATGCCGTTTTCAAGGGGGAAGAAACCAGTTGCAATCAGCAAGATTCCCAAAATCCACTCGAAAGCAACAGAGAATCAG GAGGTGACTCAGGTCAAAAGGTCTTCCTCTCCACCCAAGGGTGCCCCTAAGAAGAGAACAGCCTTCATCGACATAACCAAT gcACACAAGATCCAGAACAGCATCCTTGGCATCAAAAAGAAGGATGCCACCAAAAAGGCACAGACAAAGCAGTCTTTGTCGGAAAGAAATCAAGCTAATTTGAAAAA GAACCACTCTGTGAGTTCCGAGGGTCATTTAGAGGAGATAAAGCAAGAAATAAAACAGGACATAAAGCCGGAGATAAAACAGGAGGTAAAGCAGGAGAAGCCGCTGGCTGTGGAACCAGTGACCGAGCCTGCGTCCTGTGATGTCCCGGTATCACTGCTCCAGTCTTCAGAG GTAAAAGTTGAGAAAGAAGAACCAGTGGAAGAGGAACTAGTGGAAGAAGAACTTGTGGTAGAGTCCTTTATCATAGAATCAAAACCCGCTCATCTGCTCCCTCCAGAG GTGCCCCCTGAGTTTGACATAGACTCTGCAAACCAAGATGACTGCACGCTGGCACCAGAGTACGCCAAAGAAATCTTCGACTACCTCAAGAAAAGAGAG GAAAAGTTCATGCTTGATGACTACTTGCCTGTGCAGCCAAGCATTACAGAGAACATCAGGGCTATTCTTGTGGACTGGATGGTGGAGGTGCAG GAGAACTTTGAGCTGAACCACGAGACGCTCTACCTGGCCGTGAAGCTGACGGATCACTACCTGGCTTGCGCGCCCTGCGGCAGGGACCTGCTGCAGCTGATTGGCTCCACCGCCATGCTGATCGCTGCCAAGTTCGAG GAGCGATGCCCTCCGTGTGTCGATGACTTCCTGTACATCTGTGACGACGCCTACAAGCGTCCTCAGCTCATCACCATGGAGGCCAACATCCTGCAGGCGCTCAACTTCGACATCAACATCCCCATCTCGTACCGCTTTCTCCGCCGCTTCGCCAag tgtgtggGGGCTAACATGGAGACGTTGACGTTGGCACGGTACGTGTGTGAGCTGAGCCTGCAGGAGATGAgctttgtgagtgtgaggggaTCCATCCTGGCCTGCGCATGCCTACTCATCGCCCTGGTGACCAAGGACATCTGCGGATGG AGCCCCATCCTGGTGTTCCACTCCGGGTACAGTGTGGAGGAGGTGGCCCCGGTCGTCAGGCAGCTCCACGCCATGCTCACGAGCCAGAGCAGCAACAAGCTAGAGGCCGTCCGCAGCAAATACTCGCACCA AGTGTTCTTTGAGGTTGCAAAAATGCCACTTGTGAGTCTGGAGAAGCTGGAGCAGTTCTTGCAGTGA
- the ccnb3 gene encoding G2/mitotic-specific cyclin-B3 isoform X1, producing the protein MPFSRGKKPVAISKIPKIHSKATENQEVTQVKRSSSPPKGAPKKRTAFIDITNAFSQCLSDTHIDEDDEVLPRAHKIQNSILGIKKKDATKKAQTKQSLSERNQANLKKNHSVSSEGHLEEIKQEIKQDIKPEIKQEVKQEKPLAVEPVTEPASCDVPVSLLQSSEVKVEKEEPVEEELVEEELVVESFIIESKPAHLLPPEVPPEFDIDSANQDDCTLAPEYAKEIFDYLKKREEKFMLDDYLPVQPSITENIRAILVDWMVEVQENFELNHETLYLAVKLTDHYLACAPCGRDLLQLIGSTAMLIAAKFEERCPPCVDDFLYICDDAYKRPQLITMEANILQALNFDINIPISYRFLRRFAKCVGANMETLTLARYVCELSLQEMSFVSVRGSILACACLLIALVTKDICGWSPILVFHSGYSVEEVAPVVRQLHAMLTSQSSNKLEAVRSKYSHQVFFEVAKMPLVSLEKLEQFLQ; encoded by the exons ATGCCGTTTTCAAGGGGGAAGAAACCAGTTGCAATCAGCAAGATTCCCAAAATCCACTCGAAAGCAACAGAGAATCAG GAGGTGACTCAGGTCAAAAGGTCTTCCTCTCCACCCAAGGGTGCCCCTAAGAAGAGAACAGCCTTCATCGACATAACCAAT GCCTTCTCTCAGTGTCTGTCCGATACTCATATCGATGAAGATGATGAGGTACTCCCACGA gcACACAAGATCCAGAACAGCATCCTTGGCATCAAAAAGAAGGATGCCACCAAAAAGGCACAGACAAAGCAGTCTTTGTCGGAAAGAAATCAAGCTAATTTGAAAAA GAACCACTCTGTGAGTTCCGAGGGTCATTTAGAGGAGATAAAGCAAGAAATAAAACAGGACATAAAGCCGGAGATAAAACAGGAGGTAAAGCAGGAGAAGCCGCTGGCTGTGGAACCAGTGACCGAGCCTGCGTCCTGTGATGTCCCGGTATCACTGCTCCAGTCTTCAGAG GTAAAAGTTGAGAAAGAAGAACCAGTGGAAGAGGAACTAGTGGAAGAAGAACTTGTGGTAGAGTCCTTTATCATAGAATCAAAACCCGCTCATCTGCTCCCTCCAGAG GTGCCCCCTGAGTTTGACATAGACTCTGCAAACCAAGATGACTGCACGCTGGCACCAGAGTACGCCAAAGAAATCTTCGACTACCTCAAGAAAAGAGAG GAAAAGTTCATGCTTGATGACTACTTGCCTGTGCAGCCAAGCATTACAGAGAACATCAGGGCTATTCTTGTGGACTGGATGGTGGAGGTGCAG GAGAACTTTGAGCTGAACCACGAGACGCTCTACCTGGCCGTGAAGCTGACGGATCACTACCTGGCTTGCGCGCCCTGCGGCAGGGACCTGCTGCAGCTGATTGGCTCCACCGCCATGCTGATCGCTGCCAAGTTCGAG GAGCGATGCCCTCCGTGTGTCGATGACTTCCTGTACATCTGTGACGACGCCTACAAGCGTCCTCAGCTCATCACCATGGAGGCCAACATCCTGCAGGCGCTCAACTTCGACATCAACATCCCCATCTCGTACCGCTTTCTCCGCCGCTTCGCCAag tgtgtggGGGCTAACATGGAGACGTTGACGTTGGCACGGTACGTGTGTGAGCTGAGCCTGCAGGAGATGAgctttgtgagtgtgaggggaTCCATCCTGGCCTGCGCATGCCTACTCATCGCCCTGGTGACCAAGGACATCTGCGGATGG AGCCCCATCCTGGTGTTCCACTCCGGGTACAGTGTGGAGGAGGTGGCCCCGGTCGTCAGGCAGCTCCACGCCATGCTCACGAGCCAGAGCAGCAACAAGCTAGAGGCCGTCCGCAGCAAATACTCGCACCA AGTGTTCTTTGAGGTTGCAAAAATGCCACTTGTGAGTCTGGAGAAGCTGGAGCAGTTCTTGCAGTGA
- the si:dkey-171c9.3 gene encoding uncharacterized protein si:dkey-171c9.3 has product MDAQDWINSNYTLCELQVVSQAVTTNVKMPMEIVFDVPSSPPPTYDQASILWSLGLYSHTIDEALKRGHAADQQSMDLLQRKSSSVTTAVHNFAQALASDIINSATHRGVGATEREKVPSPTRGADVGRSSAASHCFFDPNANILWGDDQECKTSSYTNEEKLAEYLTSMIFRMALKEVAEHDSPRPSVPSTAQPTHHREPYSRHPHDDERMLSERRQSQETCDENVDTNWDESFEPAASSRARGGSGSSRTIGSLLSQSSLASNQSLDYPDAPPTTPLIPGVTQSRASFCRKLKGGLAKEFLPSPPPPTPNRNPNPGHQLSRGYKETDGDAAEFVHRLMRSLSLECSEGAGAVDIGGELSSQSPWSNWPELSDYADQLSADIVKYVTTSDEGDDFVDRLMRSLSLEYPECVKDTPVRENNRGSPNKTRYDSDALSDFADELATDIIGCAIESYSSLTALQKSLLPTAERWAEEILQASYREMIDPARTKDINTPAQPNQWRVKSEERLTSSDMGVEASSRSQIRRPTSEVRSLQRTGSQDDDDPTGAGRLRDLAEALLATAFIQALPELQRAVLHPGAGPGAPSPPDYTSGSHRTSLQPSKRVQASLCSGNPGQATGALARVDDAADCALDSYAEHVALEVIDGSLKLASKYLAGDGKACSLRRDGNGSWYSEGEVTQSHRGPRVRVSLGSQMCSTTSDLEGALVWAAASQLGIQTLTLVVPDHQLQAQFGSVAQDRRLLGLTVGDLVTSLLQHGTHLSEMASRGSTLSAFTHLLTYRS; this is encoded by the exons ATGGATGCACAGGACTGGATAAACAGCAATTACACTCTCTGTGAGCTGCAGGTGGTGTCTCAGGCAGTCACCACTAATGTCAAG ATGCCAATGGAGATTGTTTTTGACGTCCCTTCAAGTCCCCCGCCGACGTACGATCAGGCATCCATTTTGTGGTCTCTCGGGTTGTACTCGCACACCATAGATGAGGCTTTGAAGAGAGGTCACGCCGCAGATCAACAGTCGATGGACCTTCTCCAGCGGAAAAGCTCATCAGTCACAACAGCTGTGCACAACTTTGCGCAGGCCCTAGCCAGCGATATCATAAACTCAGCCACACATCGCGGTGTTGGAGCcacggagagggagaaagtcCCGTCGCCCACGCGCGGCGCTGATGTAGGCCGTTCCAGTGCTGCTTCGCATTGTTTCTTTGATCCTAATGCAAATATCCTTTGGGGAGACGACCAGGAATGCAAAACCAGCAGCTACACAAATGAGGAAAAGCTAGCCGAGTATCTGACGTCCATGATTTTCCGAATGGCCTTGAAAGAGGTGGCCGAACACGACAGCCCAAGACCATCCGTTCCGAGCACAGCGCAACCTACGCATCACCGTGAGCCATACAGCAGACATCCACATGATGACGAGCGAATGCTCTCGGAACGTAGGCAATCGCAGGAAACGTGTGACGAAAACGTGGACACGAATTGGGACGAGTCGTTTGAACCGGCGGCATCCTCGAGGGCCCGTGGCGGATCTGGCTCCTCGCGCACCATCGGAAGTTTGCTCTCGCAATCGAGCCTCGCCAGTAACCAATCCCTGGACTACCCCGATGCCCCACCGACCACACCGCTAATCCCCGGTGTGACTCAAAGCAGAGCCAGCTTCTGCAGGAAGTTGAAAGGGGGGCTCGCGAAGGagttccttccctctcccccgcCCCCGACTCCCAACAGGAACCCGAACCCCGGCCACCAACTATCGAGGGGCTACAAGGAGACGGACGGAGACGCGGCCGAGTTTGTCCACCGCCTGATGCGTTCCTTATCGCTGGAGTGCTCAGAGGGGGCGGGTGCTGTGGACATCGGCGGAGAACTCTCCAGCCAAAGTCCGTGGAGCAACTGGCCCGAACTGTCTGATTACGCAGACCAGCTATCGGCTGACATCGTTAAGTATGTCACCACGTCAGACGAGGGAGACGACTTCGTAGACCGGCTGATGAGGTCGTTATCTCTCGAATACCCAGAATGTGTAAAGGATACACCGGTCAGAGAAAATAATAGGGGATCTCCGAACAAGACTCGTTATGATTCAGATGCACTGAGTGACTTTGCAGATGAACTAGCCACAGACATCATTGGCTGTGCCATCGAGAGCTACTCGTCACTGACGGCGCTCCAAAAAAGCCTCCTTCCTACAGCCGAGCGCTGGGCCGAGGAGATACTCCAAGCCTCCTACAGAGAAATGATTGATCCGGCGAGGACGAAGGACATCAATACGCCGGCCCAGCCAAACCAATGGCGCGTGAAGAGCGAGGAGAGGCTCACATCGTCGGATATGGGAGTCGAGGCGAGCTCTCGGAGCCAAATTCGCAGGCCGACCTCGGAGGTTCGCTCCCTGCAGAGGACGGGGAGCCAAGACGACGATGACCCCACGGGCGCGGGGAGGCTGAGAGACTTAGCAGAGGCGCTGCTAGCCACTGCGTTTATCCAGGCGCTCCCAGAACTGCAGCGTGCAGTTTTACATCCTGGAGCGGGTCCAGGGGCTCCGAGCCCGCCAGACTATACTTCGGGCTCCCACAGGACCTCCCTCCAGCCATCTAAAAGAGTCCAGGCCTCCCTCTGCAGTGGGAACCCAGGTCAAGCCACTGGTGCTCTGGCCCGGGTTGACGATGCTGCGGACTGCGCGCTTGACAGCTATGCAGAACATGTTGCCCTCGAAGTGATTGATGGCTCCTTGAAGCTCGCCTCGAAATATCTTGCTGGCGATGGGAAAGCATGTAGCCTTCGGCGTGATGGGAACGGTTCTTGGTATTCGGAGGGTGAAGTTACACAGAGCCACCGTGGCCCGAGGGTGAGGGTATCGCTTGGGTCTCAGATGTGTAGCACCACAAGTGACCTGGAGGGGGCGTTAGTGTGGGCTGCAGCTTCTCAGCTCGGGATCCAGACACTCACGCTGGTGGTGCCAGACCATCAGCTTCAAGCTCAA TTCGGCAGTGTGGCACAGGACAGGCGTCTCCTGGGCTTGACTGTGGGGGACCTGGTGACGTCACTCCTGCAGCACGGCACGCACCTGTCTGAAATGGCCAGTAGAGGGAGCACTCTCAGTGCGTTCACCCACTTACTTACCTACAGGAGCTGA